In one Agathobacter rectalis ATCC 33656 genomic region, the following are encoded:
- a CDS encoding SpoIIIAH-like family protein, which translates to MKKGSHKNQIIITTLALLLAVVGYISYDNRDTFMNAKDVLSTEIEAVNGKADTKESKECEDTQASDEVALETDSTEEILNAGETVLTSASTESEECVAQVKLGREQVRSKNKEALQKIIDDAGVSEAEKKSAVDAMVKLTENAQMEEDAQMMLEAKGFKNAVVSLSDECCDVIVGKDDVTDEKRAQIEDIIKRKTNIGASNIVISTMD; encoded by the coding sequence GTGAAGAAAGGCAGCCATAAAAATCAGATAATTATTACGACACTTGCACTTCTTTTGGCAGTGGTCGGTTACATAAGCTACGATAACAGGGATACCTTTATGAATGCAAAGGATGTGCTTTCCACTGAAATCGAAGCTGTAAATGGAAAGGCAGATACAAAGGAGTCTAAGGAATGTGAGGATACACAGGCATCAGATGAGGTTGCGCTTGAGACAGACTCGACAGAGGAAATATTAAATGCCGGCGAAACGGTACTGACAAGTGCATCCACAGAGAGCGAGGAGTGTGTGGCACAGGTGAAGCTGGGACGCGAGCAGGTGCGCTCAAAGAACAAGGAGGCTCTGCAGAAGATTATCGATGATGCAGGAGTGTCAGAGGCCGAGAAGAAGAGCGCGGTCGATGCCATGGTGAAGCTGACAGAAAATGCACAGATGGAGGAGGATGCCCAGATGATGCTGGAGGCAAAGGGCTTTAAGAATGCTGTGGTAAGTCTCAGTGATGAATGCTGTGATGTGATTGTGGGAAAGGACGATGTGACTGATGAGAAGAGAGCTCAGATAGAGGACATTATCAAGCGCAAGACAAATATCGGGGCATCAAATATTGTCATATCGACGATGGACTGA
- a CDS encoding stage III sporulation protein AG codes for MNMTRIRQICLRLSKLKKTDYIVILLVGVLLLIVVLPVKEDKKTCSNSQKKAKVKSVSESTCDDEEYEKLLEKKLEGILERMDGVGEVSVMITLSDDGTRIVDKDTKETSESIEKTTVIYDDEDASVPYVTSTDKPTVSGVLVVAQGGGSPQVNNDISNAVSALFDVPMHKIKIAKMISREE; via the coding sequence ATGAATATGACGCGGATACGACAGATTTGTTTACGGCTTTCGAAGCTGAAGAAAACTGACTACATAGTGATTTTACTTGTTGGAGTACTGCTTCTTATTGTGGTGCTTCCGGTAAAAGAGGATAAAAAGACCTGTAGTAATTCACAAAAGAAAGCTAAAGTTAAGTCAGTAAGTGAAAGCACCTGCGATGATGAAGAATATGAGAAGCTGCTTGAAAAAAAGCTTGAGGGTATTCTTGAAAGGATGGACGGTGTGGGTGAGGTATCTGTGATGATTACGCTGTCAGACGATGGCACAAGGATAGTGGATAAGGATACTAAGGAGACCTCGGAGAGTATTGAAAAGACTACGGTCATATACGATGACGAGGATGCAAGCGTACCTTATGTCACAAGCACGGACAAACCGACTGTTTCAGGAGTGCTTGTGGTAGCGCAGGGCGGAGGAAGCCCACAGGTAAACAACGATATTTCTAATGCGGTTTCTGCATTATTTGATGTGCCCATGCATAAAATAAAAATAGCAAAAATGATATCCAGGGAGGAATAA
- a CDS encoding stage III sporulation protein AF: MKSYLYLAFFFMVMTYLTPKEQYRRYFRFMLGVFLAVIILKPLAAGYEYDMRFAELTKKIEGISYEYDADTTDLFTAFEAEEN; encoded by the coding sequence ATGAAGAGTTATTTGTATCTGGCATTTTTTTTCATGGTAATGACATATTTAACGCCAAAGGAGCAGTACAGGAGGTACTTTAGGTTTATGCTTGGGGTGTTTTTGGCGGTCATTATTCTAAAACCTCTTGCGGCAGGGTATGAATATGACATGAGATTTGCTGAGCTTACAAAGAAAATAGAGGGGATTTCGTATGAATATGACGCGGATACGACAGATTTGTTTACGGCTTTCGAAGCTGAAGAAAACTGA
- a CDS encoding stage III sporulation protein AE, whose protein sequence is MICKKYILIIIILAVVFLPQCFVYASDTEITDKIEQQMLEKIDMSEIEKYSKDYLPDRLSFSDIVDAILAGDQKAGEKICEYIYELFFYEIAAVKPVIINVLCYTILFMVFSRLIFWRQDYVYNVSFLFMYASVISMLMASFFVLSDVAKGCIDVLLTYLTALVPAYATVLLASGKGFSASGFYMLAFVLIYVVEWLIKLVLIPGIHLFLVLEVLNHVSSEKKLEKLAEFIESAVTKIMKASIKIVAGIGIVQAMIAPAKDKISESLILKSFQAIPGVGRLGQGAGEIMLGCAMLIKNSVGMAAIIVLFFIVLTPLVKTLIFSLMYRLLSAALQPVSDNRIVEGIEAVARAGNLYYIVIRDASILFFIVIAIVCASTSFMGG, encoded by the coding sequence TTGATTTGTAAAAAATATATTTTGATAATAATCATATTGGCTGTAGTGTTTTTGCCGCAGTGTTTTGTGTATGCGTCGGACACCGAAATCACAGATAAAATTGAGCAGCAGATGCTTGAAAAAATAGATATGTCAGAGATTGAAAAATATTCAAAGGATTATCTGCCGGACAGACTATCGTTTTCGGATATAGTGGATGCCATTCTGGCAGGAGATCAAAAGGCCGGTGAAAAAATCTGTGAGTATATTTATGAGCTGTTTTTTTATGAGATAGCGGCGGTGAAGCCTGTTATTATAAATGTGCTGTGCTATACGATACTTTTTATGGTGTTTTCAAGGCTTATTTTCTGGCGGCAGGATTATGTATACAATGTAAGCTTTCTGTTTATGTATGCATCGGTTATATCAATGCTTATGGCATCTTTTTTTGTATTGTCTGATGTGGCAAAGGGCTGTATTGATGTGCTTTTGACTTATCTTACAGCGCTTGTGCCGGCATATGCGACAGTACTTCTTGCGTCCGGAAAAGGATTTTCGGCATCAGGCTTTTACATGCTGGCATTTGTGCTCATTTATGTAGTGGAGTGGCTTATAAAGCTGGTGCTCATACCGGGAATTCATCTGTTTCTGGTGCTTGAGGTGCTCAATCACGTATCAAGTGAAAAGAAGCTTGAAAAGCTTGCCGAGTTTATTGAATCAGCAGTTACAAAAATAATGAAGGCATCCATAAAGATAGTGGCAGGCATAGGCATAGTCCAGGCCATGATTGCTCCCGCAAAGGACAAAATATCGGAAAGCCTTATCTTAAAAAGTTTTCAGGCGATACCGGGTGTGGGGAGGCTTGGGCAGGGGGCAGGTGAAATCATGCTTGGCTGTGCGATGCTCATAAAAAACAGTGTTGGTATGGCGGCGATTATCGTGCTTTTTTTCATTGTGCTGACCCCGCTTGTAAAAACACTAATCTTTTCGCTGATGTACAGATTGCTTTCCGCTGCGCTGCAGCCGGTTTCAGACAACAGGATTGTGGAGGGCATAGAAGCCGTTGCCAGGGCAGGAAATCTGTATTATATCGTGATAAGAGATGCATCTATATTGTTTTTTATAGTGATTGCGATAGTATGTGCATCTACAAGCTTTATGGGAGGTTGA
- a CDS encoding SpoIIIAC/SpoIIIAD family protein — protein sequence MLKIGIIGIAAVFFAVLLKRDRPELSMLLSVACGTIIFAFALERLGTTIEFFKGLISKLPVEPAFFVTMVKMLGIAYIAEFSSSICKDCGHSAIASQIELFAKGAIVVMSIPVMSCLIELIGELF from the coding sequence ATGTTGAAGATTGGGATAATAGGAATTGCGGCAGTATTTTTTGCAGTGCTTTTAAAGCGTGACAGACCTGAGCTTTCAATGCTTCTTTCAGTGGCCTGCGGCACTATAATTTTTGCTTTTGCATTGGAGCGGCTCGGCACAACAATTGAGTTTTTTAAAGGACTTATTTCAAAGCTTCCTGTGGAACCGGCATTTTTTGTCACTATGGTAAAGATGCTTGGGATTGCATATATTGCGGAGTTTTCATCCTCAATCTGTAAGGACTGTGGTCATAGCGCAATTGCATCGCAGATAGAGCTTTTTGCGAAGGGAGCAATTGTTGTGATGTCAATTCCTGTGATGTCTTGTCTGATAGAGCTGATTGGAGAGCTGTTTTGA
- the spoIIIAC gene encoding stage III sporulation protein AC: MEISIIFKIAALGIVITVLGQVLKHSGREEMTFLLSLAGLVIVLFWIVPYISELFKAMQDMFSL, encoded by the coding sequence ATGGAGATTTCGATTATTTTTAAGATAGCAGCACTTGGAATAGTGATTACGGTGCTCGGACAGGTCTTAAAACACAGTGGAAGGGAGGAAATGACTTTCCTGCTTAGTCTGGCCGGGCTTGTTATTGTATTGTTCTGGATTGTGCCATATATAAGTGAGCTGTTTAAGGCAATGCAGGATATGTTTTCTTTGTAA
- a CDS encoding stage III sporulation protein AA codes for MDIIDYLPQKMKAEAEAYMPCGLEEIRVRAGKQVQYMFAGGCRAGVYISHSDIEEMINYLSGYSFHAIAPQLAAGYFTVEGGHRVGIAGQMGCDGGKVTAVSEIASLNIRIAHQIRDVAMPLMPYIRDENSIYNTLVISRPGEGKTTFLRDCIRILSDGCDGKNALKVSVVDERSEIAACYLGVAQNDIGNSSDVLDNCPKSLGMRMLLRSMSPDVIAVDELGGEGDIEALNQLVSCGIRILGSVHGTNADDLRRKILPHAIERFVFIDHDEKGVRRYSIYDEAYRLLYSTVCGIGADKRLQQKKKGRYSDAV; via the coding sequence ATGGATATAATTGATTATCTGCCACAAAAGATGAAGGCTGAGGCAGAAGCGTACATGCCGTGTGGTCTGGAGGAAATTAGGGTGCGCGCCGGAAAGCAGGTGCAGTATATGTTTGCGGGAGGATGTAGAGCCGGAGTGTATATCTCACATAGCGATATTGAGGAGATGATAAATTATCTGAGCGGATATTCATTCCACGCGATAGCACCGCAGCTTGCAGCAGGCTATTTTACAGTGGAGGGAGGTCATCGTGTGGGAATTGCAGGGCAGATGGGCTGCGATGGAGGAAAGGTTACAGCAGTCAGTGAGATAGCGTCCTTAAATATCAGAATTGCACATCAGATAAGGGACGTTGCAATGCCGCTGATGCCTTATATCCGGGATGAAAACAGCATTTACAATACATTGGTTATATCACGGCCGGGAGAAGGAAAAACAACATTTTTAAGAGACTGCATAAGGATACTTTCAGATGGCTGTGACGGAAAAAACGCTCTTAAGGTGTCGGTGGTCGATGAGCGTTCGGAGATAGCAGCGTGCTACTTGGGAGTGGCTCAAAACGATATAGGCAATTCCAGTGATGTGCTGGATAACTGTCCAAAGTCACTTGGCATGAGGATGCTTTTGCGCTCTATGTCACCGGATGTGATTGCAGTGGATGAGCTGGGAGGAGAAGGTGATATTGAGGCACTAAACCAGCTTGTGAGTTGTGGAATAAGGATACTTGGCAGTGTACATGGCACCAATGCAGATGATCTGCGAAGAAAAATTCTGCCACATGCCATAGAACGGTTTGTGTTTATAGACCATGATGAAAAAGGGGTGAGGCGCTATAGCATTTATGATGAAGCTTACAGGCTTTTGTATAGTACTGTTTGCGGTATTGGGGCTGATAAACGATTACAGCAAAAGAAAAAAGGCAGATATAGCGATGCTGTATGA
- the argS gene encoding arginine--tRNA ligase: MKKLINLISEEVTKAFVSAGYDEKYGKVTLSNRPDLCEFQCNGAMAAAKEYKCAPFMISDKVAALLESDEMFESVESVKPGFLNIKMDTAFLAKYMNDMKDDEGRYGLEKAKKPLTIVVDYGGPNVAKPLHVGHLRSAVIGESVKRIAKFMGHNVIGDVHLGDWGLQMGLIITELRERKPDLVYFDESYTGEYPKEAPFTISELEDIYPTASGKSKSDESFKEAALLATKELQGGRRGYQALLSHIMNVSVTDLKRNYENLNVHFELWKGESDAQPYVPGMVEMMKEKGFAHMSEGALVVDVKEDTDTKEIPPCIILKSDGASLYSTTDLATLVMRMKENNPDRVIYLADARQSMHFIQVFRCARKTGIVPDTTELVHIGFGTMNGKDGKPFKTRDGGVMRLEYLLKEIDDEMLNKIKENQKEKENLNIDEAEAEQTAKTVALAAVKYGDLSNQASKDYIFDIDRFTSFEGNTGPYILYTIVRIKSILSKYEAKGGDISALKDAIMPAVNAGQKNLMLSLAKFNATIESAYEESAPHKICAYIYELANAFNGFYHDTKILSEENEELKKSYISLLVLTKEILEACIDMLGFSAPDRM; the protein is encoded by the coding sequence ATGAAAAAACTGATTAATTTGATATCAGAGGAAGTGACAAAGGCATTCGTCAGTGCGGGATATGACGAGAAGTACGGAAAGGTTACACTTTCAAACAGACCGGACCTTTGTGAGTTCCAGTGCAACGGAGCAATGGCAGCAGCAAAAGAGTATAAGTGTGCACCATTTATGATCTCGGACAAGGTAGCGGCGCTCCTTGAGTCAGATGAGATGTTTGAGTCAGTAGAATCAGTAAAGCCGGGATTTCTTAATATCAAAATGGATACCGCTTTTCTGGCAAAATATATGAACGATATGAAGGATGACGAGGGCAGATACGGCTTGGAGAAGGCCAAAAAGCCACTCACTATAGTAGTGGATTACGGCGGACCAAACGTGGCAAAGCCTCTTCATGTAGGTCATCTTCGCTCAGCAGTAATCGGAGAGAGCGTTAAGCGTATCGCAAAGTTCATGGGACACAATGTGATTGGTGATGTGCATCTCGGTGACTGGGGACTTCAGATGGGACTTATCATCACAGAGCTTCGCGAGAGAAAGCCTGACCTCGTTTATTTTGATGAGAGCTATACAGGAGAGTACCCGAAGGAGGCACCGTTTACCATATCTGAGCTTGAGGATATATATCCGACAGCCAGCGGCAAGTCAAAATCAGATGAGAGCTTCAAGGAAGCAGCACTTCTTGCCACAAAAGAGCTTCAGGGAGGCAGGAGAGGCTATCAGGCACTGCTTTCACACATCATGAATGTCTCTGTAACAGATCTTAAGAGAAATTATGAGAATCTGAATGTTCATTTTGAGCTGTGGAAGGGCGAGTCGGATGCACAGCCATATGTACCTGGGATGGTTGAAATGATGAAGGAAAAGGGCTTTGCACATATGAGTGAGGGCGCTTTGGTTGTGGATGTGAAGGAGGATACAGATACAAAGGAGATTCCGCCATGTATCATCCTAAAGTCTGACGGAGCCTCACTTTACAGCACTACAGACCTTGCAACACTTGTTATGCGTATGAAGGAGAACAACCCTGACCGTGTGATTTATCTGGCAGACGCACGTCAGTCAATGCACTTTATCCAGGTGTTCCGCTGTGCAAGAAAGACAGGCATAGTACCTGATACTACAGAGCTTGTACATATCGGCTTTGGAACCATGAACGGTAAGGACGGCAAGCCTTTCAAGACAAGAGACGGTGGAGTAATGCGTCTTGAGTACCTCCTCAAGGAAATTGACGATGAGATGCTCAATAAGATTAAGGAAAACCAGAAGGAAAAAGAGAATTTAAATATAGACGAGGCGGAGGCTGAGCAGACAGCCAAAACTGTAGCGCTTGCAGCAGTCAAGTATGGTGATTTGTCTAATCAGGCGAGCAAGGATTACATCTTTGATATCGACAGATTCACATCCTTTGAGGGTAACACAGGTCCATATATCCTTTATACAATCGTGCGTATCAAGTCAATCCTCTCAAAGTATGAGGCAAAGGGTGGCGACATCAGCGCACTGAAGGATGCAATCATGCCGGCAGTCAATGCAGGACAAAAGAATCTCATGCTCTCTCTGGCAAAGTTCAATGCTACAATTGAGAGTGCATACGAGGAGTCTGCACCACACAAGATATGTGCATACATCTACGAGCTTGCCAACGCATTCAACGGCTTCTACCATGACACAAAGATTCTTTCTGAGGAGAATGAAGAGCTTAAGAAGTCATATATTTCACTGCTTGTGCTCACAAAGGAGATACTTGAGGCGTGTATCGATATGCTTGGATTCTCAGCTCCTGACAGGATGTAA
- a CDS encoding ECF transporter S component has protein sequence MKIKTKQITVTAIMLAICLVSQFFKNLSVYITGPVINAALILTVLYAGMACGIILSIITPVTSFFITGSPVMAAIPAMFPCIMIGNIILVVCVGLLHKKCGKAAGFPVSIAIGAILKAVFMGIAIALIILPAFLPAPMHKMLPVLQLQFSVTQLITAVIGGVYAVIIAAVLKKTSLAQAD, from the coding sequence ATGAAGATAAAAACCAAACAAATAACCGTTACTGCAATTATGCTTGCAATCTGTCTTGTCAGCCAGTTCTTTAAGAACTTAAGCGTATACATCACAGGGCCGGTCATCAATGCTGCTTTAATACTTACCGTACTCTATGCCGGAATGGCATGTGGCATTATCCTAAGCATTATCACACCTGTCACATCATTTTTTATCACAGGAAGTCCTGTTATGGCAGCTATCCCTGCGATGTTTCCATGTATCATGATAGGAAATATCATTCTCGTGGTATGTGTGGGACTGCTTCACAAAAAATGCGGCAAAGCTGCCGGTTTTCCTGTATCAATTGCAATAGGTGCCATACTAAAGGCCGTTTTCATGGGAATAGCCATTGCTCTTATCATTCTACCTGCATTTTTGCCTGCTCCAATGCACAAGATGCTGCCGGTTTTACAGCTTCAGTTTTCAGTGACACAGCTTATCACCGCTGTTATCGGAGGTGTATATGCAGTCATAATTGCGGCTGTGCTTAAAAAAACTTCTTTAGCACAGGCAGACTAA
- the sigG gene encoding RNA polymerase sporulation sigma factor SigG: MSVYKVDICGVTTSKLPVLKDDEKEELFEKIKKGDKAAREKYIRGNLRLVLSVIRRFSNHNENMDDLFQIGCIGLMKSIDNFDPTIGVKFSTYAVPMIIGEVRRYLRDNSAYRIPRSLRDTAYQAIKSKEKLSRKLVHEPSLAEISKDCGIPENDILYALDAIQTPLSLFDPVYTDGGDTLYVMDQISDKKNKEEAWVKNLVLDDALKLLDDRARQIIKLRFFEGKTQIEVAEEINISQAQVSRLEKNALKNMHGYLEA, from the coding sequence ATGTCTGTATATAAGGTTGATATATGTGGAGTGACCACATCAAAACTGCCGGTACTTAAGGATGATGAAAAAGAAGAACTGTTTGAGAAAATAAAAAAGGGAGATAAGGCTGCAAGAGAAAAGTATATTCGTGGAAATTTAAGGCTGGTGCTTTCGGTAATCAGAAGGTTTTCAAACCATAATGAAAATATGGATGATTTATTTCAGATAGGCTGCATCGGACTTATGAAATCAATTGATAATTTTGATCCGACTATAGGTGTTAAGTTTTCCACCTATGCCGTTCCGATGATTATCGGTGAGGTGAGACGGTATCTGCGTGACAACAGTGCATACCGTATTCCGCGCTCCCTCAGGGATACAGCCTATCAGGCTATTAAATCAAAGGAAAAGCTATCGAGAAAGCTGGTGCACGAACCGTCTCTGGCAGAAATATCAAAGGATTGCGGTATCCCTGAAAACGATATACTATACGCACTTGATGCAATCCAGACACCGCTTTCCCTCTTTGATCCTGTATATACTGACGGTGGTGATACACTTTATGTGATGGATCAGATATCGGACAAGAAAAACAAAGAGGAAGCATGGGTAAAAAATCTGGTTCTCGACGATGCCTTAAAGCTGCTTGATGACAGAGCGAGACAGATTATTAAGCTGCGTTTTTTCGAGGGCAAGACACAGATAGAGGTGGCAGAGGAGATAAATATCTCTCAGGCACAGGTATCAAGGCTTGAGAAAAATGCGCTTAAAAATATGCACGGATATCTGGAAGCATAA
- a CDS encoding HD-GYP domain-containing protein, with the protein MREIKVNELKEGMTTAVDVFSPKGQLILKRHQTVSAFDIAKFGFYNIASVYVEGSSAQEKEEWNKKYAIIKEKYRDSIDNLHEYMNDILYRNIIPDKNTLIRDSVEIFDRFETSYELFDALQVLKQTDVSTMAHSMNVSIIARLIGVWAGHDTEKLDEISMAGLLHDIGKFKIPDEILLKPGKLTKEEFEVIKKHTVYGYEILNNFKILESTKRAALLHHEKFDGSGYPFGYTSDKIDDISAIITIADVYDAMTSKRCYRDGMCPFDVIADFEYDGISKYHPKYIGMFLEKIASSYIGSNVLLTNGKKAKIIFVTEKYSRPTVTLLEDNSVLVLKDEKDIKIAAVL; encoded by the coding sequence ATGAGAGAAATAAAGGTTAATGAACTAAAAGAGGGAATGACTACGGCAGTAGATGTGTTTTCGCCAAAGGGACAGCTTATCCTTAAAAGACATCAGACTGTATCGGCATTTGATATAGCAAAGTTTGGATTCTACAATATAGCTTCGGTTTATGTTGAGGGAAGCTCAGCACAGGAAAAAGAAGAATGGAATAAAAAATATGCCATCATTAAGGAAAAATACCGTGATTCCATCGATAACCTGCATGAATATATGAATGACATACTATACAGGAATATCATACCGGATAAGAATACGCTCATCAGGGACTCGGTAGAGATTTTTGACAGGTTTGAGACTTCATATGAGCTATTTGACGCACTTCAGGTATTAAAGCAGACAGATGTATCTACGATGGCACATTCCATGAATGTATCAATTATTGCACGTCTCATTGGTGTATGGGCAGGGCATGATACAGAAAAGCTGGATGAGATTTCAATGGCAGGTCTGTTGCACGACATAGGCAAGTTTAAGATACCGGATGAGATATTATTGAAGCCGGGAAAGCTCACAAAGGAAGAGTTTGAGGTGATAAAGAAGCACACGGTATATGGCTATGAGATACTTAATAATTTCAAGATTCTTGAAAGCACGAAGCGTGCGGCACTTTTACATCATGAGAAGTTTGACGGCTCAGGATATCCGTTTGGATATACATCAGATAAAATCGATGATATATCAGCTATTATTACGATAGCCGATGTCTACGATGCAATGACGTCAAAGCGCTGTTACCGTGATGGGATGTGTCCGTTTGATGTGATAGCAGATTTTGAGTATGATGGCATATCAAAGTATCATCCGAAGTATATAGGGATGTTTTTGGAGAAGATTGCAAGCTCATATATAGGAAGCAATGTGCTTTTGACAAACGGCAAAAAGGCCAAAATAATTTTTGTGACGGAGAAGTATTCAAGGCCCACAGTTACATTGCTTGAAGACAACAGTGTGCTTGTGCTTAAGGATGAAAAGGATATAAAAATAGCGGCAGTGCTGTAG
- a CDS encoding QueT transporter family protein translates to MRNKKVLFAVQAAMIAALYVVLTYITNLLGLASGTIQVRFSEALCILPVFTPAAIPGLFIGCLISNLITGGIIWDIIFGSIATLLGALGTYFLRKKKFVYTLPPVIANIIIVPLVLRYGYGLTTIYKGVDISLVFNAVTVGIGEIISICVLGSLLKGILSKYRNVIFKQDEA, encoded by the coding sequence ATGAGAAACAAAAAAGTATTATTTGCAGTACAGGCAGCTATGATTGCAGCACTCTATGTTGTGCTCACGTATATCACCAATCTGCTTGGTCTCGCATCAGGCACCATTCAGGTACGCTTTTCTGAAGCGCTTTGCATCCTTCCGGTTTTCACACCGGCAGCCATTCCTGGGCTTTTTATCGGATGTCTGATTTCCAATCTTATCACAGGCGGCATCATCTGGGATATCATCTTCGGAAGTATCGCTACACTGCTCGGCGCACTCGGCACTTACTTCCTTCGAAAGAAGAAGTTTGTATACACCCTGCCACCGGTCATCGCCAACATAATTATCGTGCCACTCGTGCTCAGATACGGATATGGTCTTACAACTATATACAAGGGTGTTGATATCTCTCTTGTTTTCAATGCAGTTACAGTCGGAATCGGTGAGATCATATCAATATGTGTACTTGGAAGCCTGTTAAAGGGAATACTTTCAAAATACAGAAATGTCATTTTCAAGCAGGACGAGGCGTAG
- a CDS encoding MBL fold metallo-hydrolase RNA specificity domain-containing protein, whose translation MVLEFIGADREVTGSCHYLTFGDTHILIDCGMEQGADLYVNQEIPVNPSLIDYVFVTHAHIDHSGLLPLIYNHGFRGTIFATKATTDLCNIMLKDSAHIQEFEAEWKNRKARRAGRPEVTPMYNVEDAQNVMQHFTPCDYNSVYEICPGLKVRFVDAGHLLGSSSIEMWVTEENVTKKIVFSGDIGNHNRPLIKDPQYVDSADYVVMESTYGNRLHDTPPDYAVELSKVINATFTRGGNLVIPAFSVGRTQEMLYFIRRIKTENLLPEHPNFEVYIDSPLAVEATNVFHENISDCFDEEAMELISAGINPIKFPGLRVAVSSDESKMINFDKKPKVIISASGMCEAGRIRHHLKHNLWRSDSTVLFVGYQVPGTLGYALLNGAKKVKLFGEEIEVRASIVNLPGISGHADKNQLTEWLGAIKNKPEHVFIVHGEESTAESFANHVHETFGYDAVAPYSGDAYDLITNQKVADGSRKLVEKKAAYGIASREKTIFDRLVAAGQRLVSVIQKCQGMANKDLSKFADQINALCDKWDR comes from the coding sequence ATGGTATTGGAATTTATCGGTGCTGACAGAGAGGTTACTGGAAGCTGTCACTATCTGACATTTGGGGACACACATATACTTATTGACTGTGGAATGGAGCAGGGAGCTGATTTGTACGTGAATCAGGAGATACCGGTCAATCCTTCACTCATAGACTATGTGTTTGTCACACACGCACACATTGACCACTCAGGTCTTTTGCCACTCATATACAATCATGGTTTCAGGGGCACCATTTTTGCGACAAAGGCGACAACAGATTTATGTAACATCATGCTAAAGGATTCTGCACATATTCAGGAATTTGAGGCGGAGTGGAAGAACAGAAAGGCAAGACGAGCCGGAAGACCGGAAGTGACTCCTATGTACAATGTGGAGGATGCACAGAATGTCATGCAGCACTTTACACCGTGTGATTACAACAGTGTGTATGAGATATGCCCGGGGCTTAAGGTGAGATTTGTGGATGCAGGTCATCTACTTGGTTCATCATCTATTGAGATGTGGGTGACTGAGGAGAATGTGACCAAAAAGATTGTCTTTTCAGGTGATATTGGAAATCACAACAGGCCACTCATCAAGGATCCGCAGTATGTGGACAGTGCTGATTATGTGGTTATGGAATCTACATATGGCAATCGTCTGCACGATACGCCGCCTGACTACGCGGTGGAGCTTTCAAAGGTCATCAATGCGACATTTACAAGAGGCGGAAATCTGGTAATCCCGGCATTTTCAGTGGGCAGGACACAGGAGATGCTCTACTTTATCAGGCGTATAAAGACTGAGAATCTGCTGCCGGAACATCCGAATTTTGAAGTTTACATCGATAGCCCCCTTGCTGTTGAGGCGACAAATGTATTTCATGAGAATATATCGGACTGCTTTGATGAGGAGGCTATGGAGCTTATTTCGGCAGGAATCAATCCAATCAAGTTCCCCGGACTTCGTGTGGCAGTATCATCGGATGAGTCAAAGATGATTAATTTCGATAAGAAGCCAAAGGTTATCATCTCAGCATCGGGTATGTGTGAGGCCGGACGTATCAGACACCACTTAAAGCATAATCTTTGGAGAAGTGATTCAACAGTTTTGTTTGTAGGATATCAGGTTCCGGGAACGCTTGGCTATGCACTTTTAAACGGTGCTAAAAAGGTGAAACTTTTTGGTGAGGAAATAGAAGTAAGGGCAAGCATAGTAAATCTGCCGGGTATCAGTGGACATGCAGACAAAAATCAGCTTACAGAGTGGCTTGGCGCAATAAAAAACAAGCCGGAGCATGTATTTATAGTCCATGGAGAAGAGTCCACAGCAGAGTCCTTTGCAAACCACGTGCATGAGACCTTCGGCTATGATGCAGTGGCACCGTACAGTGGTGATGCCTATGACCTTATCACGAATCAGAAGGTGGCAGATGGTTCCCGCAAGCTTGTGGAGAAAAAGGCTGCATATGGCATAGCAAGCAGAGAGAAGACTATATTTGACCGTCTGGTGGCAGCAGGCCAGAGGCTTGTATCTGTTATCCAGAAGTGCCAGGGTATGGCTAATAAGGACTTGAGCAAGTTTGCAGACCAGATAAATGCGCTGTGTGATAAGTGGGATAGATAG